From Vibrio splendidus, a single genomic window includes:
- the kduI gene encoding 5-dehydro-4-deoxy-D-glucuronate isomerase: MEIRQPIHSDHAKQLDTTGLREQFLIEGMFQENHITLTYSHIDRIIVGGVVPTSETVPFEGGKEIGVDFFLQRRELGIINIGKAGRVTVDGETFEIAAREAMYVGMGSKKISFESIDPKDPARFYLNCAPAHHAYPTRKITREEASPETLGNQENCNVRTIYKYLHPAVLPTCQLLMGMTELAPGSLWNTMPCHTHERRMEVYLYFDMKDDNIVFHYMGEPLETRHMVIRNEQAVISPSWSIHSGVGTSSYTFIWGMVGENQTFHDMDHVAMTDIK, from the coding sequence ATGGAAATTCGTCAACCAATTCATAGTGACCATGCAAAACAATTAGATACAACTGGTCTACGCGAGCAATTCCTTATTGAAGGTATGTTCCAAGAAAACCACATTACGCTTACTTACAGCCATATCGACCGTATTATTGTCGGTGGTGTTGTACCAACATCAGAAACGGTTCCATTTGAAGGTGGAAAAGAAATTGGTGTTGACTTCTTTTTGCAACGCCGTGAGTTAGGCATCATTAATATAGGCAAAGCTGGTCGAGTTACCGTTGATGGTGAAACCTTTGAGATTGCTGCACGTGAAGCGATGTACGTTGGGATGGGATCAAAGAAAATCAGTTTTGAAAGTATTGATCCGAAAGATCCGGCTCGTTTTTATCTAAATTGTGCCCCTGCGCATCACGCTTACCCAACTCGTAAAATTACACGTGAAGAAGCCTCTCCTGAAACATTGGGTAACCAAGAAAACTGTAACGTTCGAACCATTTATAAATATCTACATCCTGCGGTATTACCAACCTGCCAGTTATTAATGGGAATGACAGAATTAGCCCCTGGTAGTCTATGGAATACCATGCCTTGCCATACCCATGAACGTCGTATGGAAGTGTACTTATATTTTGATATGAAAGACGACAACATTGTTTTTCATTACATGGGAGAGCCACTAGAGACTCGTCATATGGTTATCCGTAATGAGCAAGCAGTAATTAGCCCTAGTTGGTCTATTCACTCGGGTGTGGGAACCTCATCATATACCTTTATTTGGGGAATGGTCGGTGAAAACCAAACTTTCCATGATATGGACCACGTAGCAATGACTGATATTAAATAG
- the nagA gene encoding N-acetylglucosamine-6-phosphate deacetylase produces the protein MRYALCPQRVFVSDGIKENHYVIVNDGKVEAITECEPKGCEILPLKGKTLLPGFIDIHIHGRAGSDVMDGTPEALQTISDALLQTGVVAWVGTTVTAPWDNIVSAIEAVKSWVQNPQECGAELLGSFLEGPYFTETHKGSHPSAYLKSPMQQELEELHLVGGNSLLRVAVAPEADGAMEAIKWLHDRQIKISIAHTDATFEQVTQAYQLGADCGVHLFNGMRGLHHREPGCTGAVLYHDMLAELIADGIHVHPVMMQLAYRMKGYRNIALITDCMRAGGLDDGEYQLGAQTITVTNGEARTKCGSLAGSTCSLDQALRNMIQLSGVPEWEAVQMATSVPAKYLGIDQRLGSIAAEMDASFTVVNQNFEVQNTMMKGKWVY, from the coding sequence ATGCGTTACGCTTTATGTCCACAAAGGGTCTTTGTCTCTGATGGTATTAAAGAAAATCATTACGTTATTGTGAATGATGGGAAAGTGGAAGCCATAACAGAGTGTGAGCCTAAAGGCTGCGAAATCTTGCCTTTAAAAGGGAAAACATTGCTGCCGGGCTTTATTGATATCCATATACACGGTCGAGCTGGTTCTGATGTGATGGATGGAACACCAGAGGCATTACAAACGATTTCAGACGCTTTGCTTCAAACGGGTGTTGTTGCTTGGGTTGGCACAACTGTAACAGCACCTTGGGACAATATTGTTAGTGCAATTGAGGCCGTTAAATCATGGGTTCAAAACCCACAAGAATGCGGAGCAGAGCTATTAGGTAGCTTTCTTGAGGGCCCCTATTTTACAGAAACTCATAAAGGCTCTCATCCGAGTGCTTATTTAAAATCACCAATGCAACAAGAGCTAGAAGAGCTTCATCTTGTTGGCGGTAACTCTTTATTACGCGTAGCTGTTGCTCCAGAAGCTGATGGAGCGATGGAGGCCATTAAATGGTTGCATGACAGACAGATAAAAATATCGATTGCGCACACAGATGCGACTTTTGAACAAGTCACACAGGCTTATCAATTAGGTGCTGATTGTGGTGTACATTTATTTAATGGTATGCGCGGATTACACCACCGAGAGCCTGGTTGTACTGGTGCGGTTTTATACCATGACATGCTTGCTGAGCTTATTGCTGATGGTATCCATGTGCATCCAGTCATGATGCAACTCGCTTATCGAATGAAAGGCTACCGAAACATCGCACTTATTACGGATTGTATGCGGGCTGGTGGTTTAGATGACGGTGAATATCAACTTGGCGCTCAAACCATCACAGTCACTAATGGTGAAGCAAGAACAAAGTGTGGTTCGCTTGCTGGTAGTACGTGTAGTTTGGATCAAGCTTTGAGGAATATGATTCAATTAAGCGGAGTTCCTGAATGGGAAGCTGTGCAAATGGCAACTTCAGTTCCTGCTAAATACTTAGGAATAGATCAACGTTTAGGAAGCATCGCTGCCGAAATGGATGCAAGTTTTACCGTCGTTAATCAAAATTTTGAAGTACAAAACACAATGATGAAAGGCAAGTGGGTTTATTAA
- the agaF gene encoding PTS galactosamine/N-acetylgalactosamine transporter subunit IIA — MIGIVVSGHINFATGVESAVKAIAGEQEQMEFVDFVESMSTDELEQALRAAAKRVDSGEGVLFLTDIPGGSPANRALTILMDTENVELIGGANLPMIANAAFERDDTTVKELVVTLLEIGSSCMQDMRLQLELFMEPELECEDGL, encoded by the coding sequence ATGATTGGTATTGTAGTTTCAGGTCATATTAATTTTGCAACAGGGGTTGAGTCGGCAGTAAAAGCAATTGCTGGCGAGCAAGAACAAATGGAGTTTGTCGATTTTGTTGAATCAATGTCGACCGATGAGTTAGAACAAGCACTGCGAGCTGCGGCAAAACGTGTTGATTCTGGTGAAGGGGTACTTTTTTTAACGGATATCCCAGGTGGTTCTCCTGCGAATCGTGCTTTAACCATTTTAATGGATACAGAAAACGTTGAGTTGATAGGTGGTGCGAACTTACCAATGATTGCTAATGCTGCTTTTGAGCGAGACGACACGACAGTTAAAGAGTTGGTCGTTACCTTATTAGAGATTGGTTCTTCATGTATGCAAGACATGCGATTACAGCTTGAATTGTTTATGGAACCAGAACTTGAATGTGAAGATGGGTTGTAA
- a CDS encoding PTS system mannose/fructose/sorbose family transporter subunit IID, giving the protein MVSKTEILIDGADEYQGTQVANPNSLVDGIDEYQDTEVRKVISKKDLWKCAIRGLFMEGNFNFERMQGGGFAYSIVPALKKIHGNNKRDLATATKNHLQFFNASPKLFTFQLGTAIAMEENKEKPSTVNVMKVAGMGPTGGIGDAIDHMTLMPLTLALGASIAMQGSIAGPFVFFFLYQIVHFFVYFGLMFMGYKAGTAAMVNMSDATEKLAKAANIMGIFVIGALSASFIKVQTTLSLELGGKVVELQTALFDKIMPNILPLALVFFMLKMVKGTGFWAKPPVLIFSTLAAGVVGHYLGIL; this is encoded by the coding sequence ATGGTATCTAAAACAGAAATTTTAATTGATGGTGCTGATGAATACCAAGGCACGCAAGTTGCGAATCCGAATAGCTTAGTTGATGGTATTGATGAATATCAAGATACTGAAGTTAGAAAAGTTATTTCGAAAAAGGATTTATGGAAATGCGCCATTCGTGGCTTGTTCATGGAAGGCAACTTTAACTTTGAACGAATGCAAGGTGGTGGTTTTGCTTATTCAATTGTCCCAGCGTTGAAAAAAATACATGGCAATAATAAGCGCGATTTAGCAACAGCAACAAAAAACCATCTTCAATTTTTTAATGCTAGCCCAAAATTGTTTACTTTCCAGCTTGGTACTGCCATCGCAATGGAAGAGAACAAAGAAAAGCCATCCACTGTTAACGTAATGAAAGTAGCAGGTATGGGACCAACGGGTGGGATCGGTGATGCAATAGACCACATGACTCTTATGCCATTGACGCTTGCATTAGGTGCGTCAATCGCAATGCAAGGTTCAATTGCAGGGCCATTTGTATTCTTCTTCCTATATCAAATTGTGCACTTCTTTGTGTATTTTGGTTTGATGTTTATGGGATACAAAGCGGGCACTGCCGCTATGGTTAACATGAGCGATGCGACTGAGAAATTGGCCAAAGCCGCTAATATCATGGGTATCTTTGTTATTGGGGCATTATCCGCTTCCTTTATTAAAGTTCAAACCACGCTTTCGCTTGAACTTGGAGGGAAGGTTGTTGAGTTACAAACTGCGCTATTTGACAAAATCATGCCAAATATTTTGCCATTAGCTCTTGTTTTCTTCATGTTGAAAATGGTGAAAGGAACCGGTTTTTGGGCGAAACCACCAGTATTAATATTCTCAACGTTGGCGGCAGGTGTTGTTGGCCATTACCTAGGTATTTTGTAA
- the agaW gene encoding PTS N-acetylgalactosamine transporter subunit IIC produces MLFEASLVAVWAFFCGIDKYDVALNIHRPLITGPVVGLIMGDMQIGLIAGATLELAWLGLVPNAGAQPPDVTMGTIAAVAFAVMTGQSPEVAMGVGMPIAVLMQMLIIGFFAMTSFTMGKADKYAEEANTNGIDFLLLSTITMRSMLYAVVAFLTVYFGEHGAAWIDANAPKTLLEGLGIGAKMVPAIGFAMLLKIMWSKEVAGVFFIGFVMTTYLQLPIMAVAILGASAAALYYFFSGNGNSNQEPEDFEDGI; encoded by the coding sequence ATGTTATTTGAAGCAAGTTTAGTGGCGGTGTGGGCATTCTTTTGTGGTATCGATAAATACGATGTCGCACTGAATATCCATAGACCACTTATTACAGGGCCAGTTGTTGGCCTAATTATGGGCGATATGCAAATTGGCTTAATCGCAGGTGCAACACTGGAATTAGCATGGTTAGGTCTAGTACCTAATGCTGGAGCTCAGCCGCCAGATGTAACAATGGGTACGATAGCTGCTGTCGCGTTTGCAGTTATGACTGGTCAATCACCAGAAGTGGCAATGGGTGTTGGTATGCCTATCGCTGTACTCATGCAAATGCTGATCATTGGTTTCTTTGCTATGACCTCATTCACTATGGGTAAGGCAGATAAATATGCTGAAGAAGCAAATACGAATGGCATAGATTTTCTTTTACTTTCAACCATTACGATGCGGTCAATGCTCTACGCTGTTGTTGCCTTTCTTACCGTTTACTTTGGTGAGCATGGTGCCGCTTGGATTGATGCCAACGCACCAAAAACATTATTAGAAGGCTTAGGTATTGGCGCGAAAATGGTACCTGCAATTGGTTTTGCAATGTTACTGAAAATTATGTGGTCAAAAGAAGTGGCAGGTGTGTTCTTTATTGGATTTGTAATGACGACTTACTTACAACTACCAATTATGGCCGTGGCAATTTTAGGTGCGTCAGCTGCTGCCTTATATTACTTCTTTAGTGGAAATGGAAATTCAAATCAAGAGCCAGAGGATTTTGAAGATGGTATCTAA
- the agaV gene encoding PTS N-acetylgalactosamine transporter subunit IIB: MTGPQIVWTRIDERLLHGQIRITWGKHSEANLILVANDDAAEGPNAAFMQAGMKASAGGEYAVRFFSIQKTIDVIHKASPKQKIFILCNNPTDVARLVEGGVPITHCNVGNMHYHDGKRQIAKTVSVDKTDILAFERMVDKGVTCTIQNTPDQTPINVLELAKTAA; encoded by the coding sequence ATGACAGGACCACAAATCGTTTGGACGCGTATTGATGAGCGTCTACTTCATGGCCAAATTCGAATTACTTGGGGAAAACATTCTGAAGCTAATTTGATTCTTGTAGCTAATGATGACGCAGCTGAAGGACCGAATGCTGCATTTATGCAAGCAGGAATGAAAGCATCTGCTGGTGGAGAATATGCGGTGCGTTTCTTCTCAATCCAAAAAACAATTGATGTGATTCATAAAGCATCACCGAAACAGAAAATTTTCATCTTATGTAATAACCCAACAGACGTTGCGCGTTTAGTTGAAGGCGGTGTTCCGATTACACATTGTAATGTCGGCAACATGCATTATCACGATGGAAAACGTCAAATAGCTAAAACGGTTTCAGTTGATAAAACCGACATATTAGCGTTTGAAAGAATGGTGGATAAAGGGGTGACATGTACCATTCAAAATACACCTGATCAAACACCAATTAACGTTCTCGAACTAGCAAAAACAGCAGCCTAG
- a CDS encoding SIS domain-containing protein, translated as MNHYLGYSVSELEQLSGFWTAKEITQQPMSWRKTNSIIRDNIVEISAFMEGWDTHTERRIILTGAGTSAFAGQAIAPTLSRVLKCRVEDISTTDIVSNPAEVLAEDIPTLLVSFARSGNSPESVAAVNLTNQCLSNCYHLILTCNDEGALFTQFQHEKNALVLLMPEETNDKSFAMTSSFSSMTLACFSALTHKSNKSKGIESICKCSEELIKEINSNVRDTASHDFSRVIYLGSGGLKGLAQESALKLLELTAGKVVGYFDSPLGFRHGPKSIVNNETMIIVFISNDPYTRQYDLDLLAELRRDNIAKKVIAITVQFNDVIADENIIRVPDMEKASDVELLFPYMLFAQAYAFHRAVALGNTPDNPCPTGEVNRVVQGVNIHTFNNKN; from the coding sequence ATGAACCATTACCTTGGCTACTCAGTATCAGAATTAGAACAGCTTTCCGGCTTTTGGACAGCAAAAGAAATAACACAACAACCAATGAGCTGGAGAAAAACTAACTCAATAATTCGAGATAATATTGTTGAGATCTCAGCTTTTATGGAGGGGTGGGATACTCATACTGAACGCAGAATTATATTAACTGGTGCGGGTACTTCTGCATTTGCAGGGCAAGCTATTGCTCCGACATTATCTCGTGTATTGAAGTGCCGTGTAGAGGATATTTCAACAACTGATATTGTGTCGAACCCCGCAGAAGTATTAGCAGAGGATATTCCAACATTATTGGTTTCTTTTGCCCGTTCAGGTAATAGCCCCGAAAGCGTAGCTGCTGTAAATCTGACTAACCAGTGCTTATCTAATTGTTATCACCTGATCTTAACCTGCAATGATGAAGGGGCGTTGTTTACTCAGTTTCAGCATGAGAAAAATGCACTTGTTTTATTGATGCCTGAAGAAACAAACGATAAGTCATTCGCGATGACCTCTAGTTTCTCGTCAATGACATTAGCTTGTTTTTCTGCTTTAACGCACAAAAGTAACAAATCGAAAGGAATCGAAAGCATTTGTAAGTGTTCTGAGGAGTTGATCAAAGAAATTAATTCCAATGTCAGAGATACTGCTTCCCATGATTTTAGTAGGGTTATTTATTTAGGTAGCGGTGGTTTGAAAGGGTTAGCTCAAGAGTCTGCATTAAAGTTATTAGAACTTACAGCAGGTAAAGTCGTAGGTTATTTCGATTCACCGCTTGGCTTTCGTCATGGCCCTAAATCTATCGTTAATAATGAAACCATGATTATTGTTTTCATTTCAAACGACCCATATACCCGTCAATACGATTTAGATTTATTAGCTGAATTACGTCGTGACAATATCGCTAAAAAAGTCATTGCAATCACCGTTCAATTTAATGATGTGATTGCTGATGAGAACATCATTCGTGTACCTGATATGGAAAAGGCTTCAGATGTTGAACTGCTGTTTCCTTATATGTTGTTTGCTCAAGCTTACGCATTCCATCGTGCAGTTGCACTCGGTAATACCCCTGATAATCCGTGCCCTACAGGTGAAGTTAATCGGGTTGTTCAAGGTGTCAATATTCATACTTTTAATAATAAAAATTAA
- the kbaZ gene encoding tagatose-bisphosphate aldolase subunit KbaZ: protein MNTFQHLVQRHKAGEQNGIYSVCSAHPLVIEAALSQALSDDSLLLIEATSNQVDQFGGYTGMKPADFRDFVLELAQSLHFPVDKLILGGDHLGPNRWQKLTAKEAMINADDLIAAYVAAGFKKIHLDCSMSCSDDPSPLSDEIVAERAARLAKIAEKTANTCFGHSDLVYVIGTEVPVPGGAAEELDTLQVTSPEAARKTIQAHLFAFERADIAECWQRVVGLVVQPGVEFDHTGVIDYRPEDATELSKVVNDFDHMVFEAHSTDYQTDKAYQSLVKDHFAILKVGPALTFALREALYNLCDIEEQLIPKAHCSDLREHIEKEMCDSPEYWQPYYQGNEAQQRFSRSYSFSDRIRYYWPDENINQAQTTLFNNLSRSGIPLPLLSQHLSAQFHAVREGQLSSDPKALVLDKIRQTLRSYAKACKQNKEEGIAL, encoded by the coding sequence ATGAACACCTTTCAACACCTTGTACAGCGTCATAAAGCGGGTGAACAAAATGGTATTTATTCTGTTTGTTCTGCACACCCGCTTGTTATTGAAGCGGCGCTTTCTCAAGCGTTAAGTGATGATTCCTTGCTATTAATTGAGGCAACTTCTAATCAAGTTGATCAATTTGGTGGCTATACAGGTATGAAGCCAGCTGATTTTCGAGATTTCGTTTTAGAGCTAGCTCAATCACTTCATTTTCCAGTGGATAAACTTATCTTGGGTGGCGATCATCTTGGACCTAATCGCTGGCAAAAACTAACGGCTAAAGAAGCCATGATAAATGCTGACGATCTCATTGCAGCTTATGTTGCTGCTGGATTCAAAAAAATCCATCTTGATTGCAGCATGTCTTGTTCTGATGATCCAAGCCCTCTTTCTGATGAAATTGTTGCCGAACGTGCAGCAAGATTAGCTAAAATTGCAGAAAAAACTGCAAATACATGTTTTGGCCATAGTGATCTTGTTTATGTTATTGGCACTGAAGTCCCTGTTCCTGGAGGCGCTGCAGAAGAGTTAGATACCCTCCAAGTTACTTCTCCGGAAGCTGCTCGAAAAACGATCCAAGCACACCTATTTGCATTTGAAAGAGCAGACATTGCGGAATGTTGGCAACGTGTTGTTGGGTTAGTTGTGCAGCCTGGTGTTGAGTTTGACCACACTGGCGTGATTGATTACCGCCCTGAAGACGCAACCGAACTGAGTAAAGTTGTGAATGATTTTGATCACATGGTGTTTGAAGCTCATTCAACGGATTATCAAACCGATAAAGCCTATCAATCCCTTGTTAAAGATCATTTCGCTATTTTGAAAGTAGGACCAGCGTTGACTTTTGCTCTACGCGAAGCCTTATACAATTTATGTGATATCGAAGAACAACTTATCCCTAAAGCACATTGTTCAGATCTACGTGAACATATCGAAAAAGAAATGTGTGACTCTCCAGAATATTGGCAACCGTATTATCAAGGTAATGAAGCTCAACAACGTTTTTCTCGTAGCTACAGCTTTAGTGATCGAATTCGTTATTACTGGCCAGATGAAAATATTAATCAAGCACAAACAACGTTGTTTAATAATTTATCCCGTAGTGGTATCCCACTTCCTTTACTCAGCCAACATTTATCTGCGCAATTTCATGCGGTTCGTGAAGGACAATTAAGTTCAGATCCGAAAGCATTAGTACTCGACAAAATTCGTCAAACTCTTCGTAGTTATGCGAAGGCATGCAAACAAAATAAAGAAGAAGGCATTGCATTATGA
- the agaR gene encoding transcriptional repressor AgaR has translation MEIVNVVNQDGKARVEDLAARFDVSSVTIRSDLSFLEKNGYVVRSHGAAIPNTGVIAELTVHEKRHQNIGTKSSIGYAAAQLIENGDTVILDSGTTTREIASNLKLLEQAVVMTNGLDVAMELASASGIEVLMSGGVLRKKALSFSGSQAEASLKNYRFDKVFLGVDGFDLRSGITTHNEQEASLNRLMCDISEQVIAVADSTKFGKRSCHMIREFGNIDILVTDSDIPEEYLQGLREMKVEVIIVEKDK, from the coding sequence ATGGAAATCGTAAACGTGGTGAACCAAGATGGTAAAGCACGTGTAGAGGACCTTGCTGCACGATTTGATGTCTCTAGTGTCACTATTCGCAGTGATCTGAGCTTTTTAGAAAAGAATGGGTATGTTGTTCGTTCTCATGGGGCGGCGATTCCAAATACTGGCGTAATTGCAGAACTTACGGTTCATGAAAAACGCCATCAAAATATTGGAACGAAATCCTCCATTGGGTATGCAGCAGCGCAGCTGATAGAGAATGGTGACACCGTTATTCTGGATTCAGGTACGACTACGCGAGAAATTGCATCTAACTTAAAGTTGTTAGAGCAAGCTGTAGTCATGACTAATGGTCTAGATGTAGCTATGGAGTTAGCATCAGCTTCTGGTATAGAAGTATTGATGTCAGGTGGAGTTCTTCGTAAGAAGGCTCTCTCTTTCTCTGGATCTCAAGCAGAGGCAAGCCTGAAGAATTACCGTTTTGATAAGGTTTTTCTTGGGGTTGATGGTTTTGATTTGAGGTCAGGTATCACCACACATAACGAACAAGAAGCAAGTTTAAATCGACTTATGTGTGATATTTCAGAACAAGTCATTGCTGTTGCGGATTCTACCAAATTTGGTAAGCGCAGCTGCCATATGATTAGAGAGTTTGGAAATATTGATATCTTAGTAACGGATTCTGATATTCCCGAAGAATATTTACAAGGTCTTCGTGAAATGAAAGTTGAAGTTATTATTGTAGAGAAAGATAAATAA
- a CDS encoding sulfatase-like hydrolase/transferase, with amino-acid sequence MSITRRDILKGVAATGALAATSAITGCQKNTVQDPMGKLTRKVKRPNLLIIFPDEMRAQALGFMNQDPSLTPNLNRFAKQSSVLKQAVSNFPLCTPFRGMLMTGQYPYRNGIQGNSHTATPGMFGGKDFGIELKKNQSTWSDILSKEGYSMGYIGKWHLDTPEAPFVPSYNNPMEGRYWNDWTAPDRRHGFDFWYSYGTYDKHLTPMYWTNDTPRDKPLRINQWSPEHEADIAINYLRNENGEYRDNTKPFTLVVSMNPPHSPYDQVPQKYLDRFNKSSRELNSRPNVIWDKEYLDGYGPEYFKEYMAMVNGVDEQFGRIVDELDALNLTEDTLVVFFSDHGCCMGSNGNPTKNVHYEEAMRIPMMFRWPGKITPKSDDLLFSAPDIYPTLFGLMGMNDLIPDTVEGNDFSKTIKGESGDQKPTSQFYTFMPYGGQSYGRRGIRNEKYTLMIDRKIGKPLTYVLHDNQADPYQMKNIAEQQSELITQLIQDELMPWLEHTGDPWRPTEIPKNTANAYT; translated from the coding sequence ATGTCTATTACTCGCCGTGACATTTTAAAAGGTGTCGCAGCAACAGGAGCGCTTGCAGCAACGTCTGCAATAACTGGTTGCCAAAAAAACACAGTGCAAGATCCGATGGGCAAACTAACTAGAAAAGTTAAGCGCCCGAATCTACTGATTATTTTTCCTGATGAAATGAGAGCTCAAGCTCTTGGTTTTATGAATCAAGATCCTTCTCTTACTCCTAATTTAAATAGATTTGCTAAACAAAGTTCAGTATTAAAACAAGCAGTTTCAAACTTTCCTTTATGTACTCCATTTAGAGGAATGTTAATGACAGGGCAATACCCATATCGCAATGGTATTCAAGGAAATAGTCATACAGCAACCCCTGGGATGTTTGGTGGGAAAGACTTTGGAATTGAGTTGAAAAAAAACCAATCAACATGGTCCGATATTCTAAGCAAAGAAGGTTATAGCATGGGCTATATCGGAAAGTGGCATTTAGATACTCCAGAAGCGCCTTTCGTTCCTAGCTACAACAACCCAATGGAAGGCCGTTATTGGAATGATTGGACAGCGCCAGATCGTCGCCATGGCTTTGATTTTTGGTATTCATACGGGACTTACGATAAACATTTAACACCAATGTATTGGACGAACGATACGCCTCGGGATAAACCACTTCGTATTAATCAATGGAGTCCTGAGCATGAAGCTGATATCGCTATTAACTACCTAAGAAATGAAAATGGTGAATATAGAGATAACACGAAACCTTTTACCCTTGTTGTTTCAATGAACCCTCCTCACTCTCCTTATGATCAAGTCCCTCAAAAATATCTTGATCGATTTAACAAGAGTTCAAGAGAGCTAAACTCTCGCCCAAATGTCATATGGGATAAAGAATACCTTGACGGTTATGGGCCTGAATATTTCAAAGAATACATGGCGATGGTCAATGGTGTAGATGAACAATTTGGTCGTATTGTCGACGAACTTGATGCTTTGAATCTTACCGAAGATACCTTGGTCGTTTTCTTCTCTGATCATGGTTGCTGTATGGGCTCTAATGGAAACCCAACTAAAAATGTTCACTATGAAGAAGCGATGCGAATTCCAATGATGTTCCGCTGGCCTGGGAAAATAACACCAAAATCAGACGATCTTCTTTTCTCAGCCCCTGATATCTACCCAACACTCTTCGGGTTAATGGGCATGAACGATCTAATCCCAGATACTGTAGAAGGTAATGATTTTTCAAAAACAATAAAAGGAGAAAGTGGCGACCAAAAACCCACCTCTCAGTTTTATACCTTTATGCCTTATGGCGGACAATCTTACGGTCGACGTGGTATCCGAAACGAAAAATACACGCTTATGATTGACAGAAAAATAGGTAAACCACTGACCTATGTTCTTCATGATAACCAAGCAGATCCGTATCAAATGAAAAACATCGCAGAGCAACAATCAGAGCTAATTACTCAATTAATTCAAGACGAACTTATGCCTTGGCTTGAGCATACAGGTGACCCTTGGCGCCCAACAGAAATACCTAAAAATACCGCTAATGCTTACACCTAA
- a CDS encoding oligogalacturonate-specific porin KdgM family protein: protein MKQSYKIIIASGLAVFASQALANDYKTTVEYRHEYKDGNNKHADRVKMFLDTGKNIGFELDARYNNKDEDQMFDEMSMNGSELSIFYYDKIAENTTGLVGSSLDFNPDGLVYVPYVRVNHSFDNGFRVQARYKWKLWDYSQTNKAGESYTSKIQEVDTWLGYNTGKWDFQYEFQIWNEMTDDAKPQFDNESYDYLHNFRIMYSFVNPDGTKWRPFVEVGNVRQDSYSDNRQTRYRVGIKYTW, encoded by the coding sequence ATGAAACAATCTTACAAAATCATTATCGCTTCTGGTTTAGCCGTATTTGCGTCTCAAGCCTTAGCAAATGACTATAAAACAACTGTGGAATACCGTCATGAATATAAAGATGGTAATAACAAACATGCAGATAGAGTAAAAATGTTCTTAGATACAGGGAAGAATATTGGGTTTGAATTAGATGCAAGGTACAACAATAAAGACGAAGATCAGATGTTTGATGAGATGAGTATGAATGGCTCTGAACTCTCTATTTTCTATTACGATAAAATTGCGGAAAATACGACGGGATTAGTTGGTTCATCACTTGACTTTAATCCTGACGGTTTAGTTTATGTTCCTTATGTTCGTGTGAACCACTCTTTTGATAACGGTTTTAGAGTACAAGCACGTTATAAATGGAAACTTTGGGATTATTCACAAACTAATAAAGCAGGCGAAAGCTATACCTCTAAAATTCAAGAAGTAGATACTTGGCTTGGCTACAACACTGGTAAATGGGATTTTCAATATGAGTTCCAAATTTGGAATGAAATGACTGATGATGCAAAACCTCAATTTGATAACGAAAGCTATGACTATTTACACAATTTCCGCATCATGTATAGTTTTGTAAATCCGGATGGCACTAAATGGCGTCCATTTGTTGAGGTTGGTAACGTAAGACAAGACAGTTACAGCGATAATCGTCAAACTCGTTATCGTGTTGGCATAAAATACACATGGTAA